The DNA window GACTCGCATCCCGAGATCCGCATCGTCTTCGTCGGCACGAAGAACCGCATCGAGTCGCGCGAAGTACCGCGTCTTGGGTTCGAGTTCTTCCCGATCGAGATCGCCGCTCCGGGTCGTTCGCTCGGCTCGCTTGCCAAGTTTCCCTTGCAGTACTACAAGGCATTCCGTCGTTCGAAGCAAATACTCGAAGAAGTGAACGCGGAAGTCTTCCTTGGGGGCGGCGCCTATCTGAGCGTGCCGGTGGCCTTCGCGGCAAAACGGCGTGGCATCCCGATCGCGCTGCTCGAAATCAATGCAGTGGCTGGCCGCGCAAACCGCGTCATCGCGAAGGACGCAACCAAGATCTTCGTGAGCTACAAAGAGTCGATCACACAGTTTCCGTCGGGTGTTGAGGCCCTCACACAGGTGATCGGCACTCCGGTGCGCGACGGCATCCTCAAACCCATCGATGTCGCGACCGCACGCTCGCATTTTGGTTTGGACCCGAACCGCAAAACGCTGCTCGTCTTCGGGGGCTCGCTCGGCGCCCGATCGCTCAACGCAGCGATGAAAGCTTGTGCGCAGTCATTCCTCGATGCGGGTATGAACGTGATCTGGCAGACCGGCTCAAGCGAGAACGCCGATGCATTGCGCAGTCAGTACGCTGACCCATCGCGCATCTGCATTCGCGAGTTCATTAGCGAAATGCCGGAGGCGTATGCGGCGAGCGATCTTGTGGTCTGCCGCGCAGGCGCTTCGACGCTTGCCGAAATCTCGACACTTGGCAAGCCGGCGATCCTGATACCGTACCCGCTTGCGGCAATGAATCATCAGGAGAAAAATGCAATCGCGTATCGTGAGCGTGGCGCGGCACTCGTGATAACCGATAGTGCGATTGCAGCCGAGCTTTCGGGAGCAGTCCGTTCGCTTATGGGGGATGACGCAACGCGAGCTACGATGGCAAAAAAAATGCTTGCATCTGAGAACATAACTGCACGAAATGTTGTAGCAGATTATCTCATAGCGCAGCTTCGCATATAACGCATGGCGGCGCAGACAGCATGCAACAGCCCCAGGTTTTCAAATATAACTACGCCTTTCTCTACCAGTCGATGGCGGTCTACGCTACGACGCTTGCGGTGTATCTGGTCATCCGGGGCATGATGCACGAAGAATTTTCGCAAGTATTCTACGATCCCGTCGTCTACCTGCTCTGCATTATTATCCTTGCGTCGGCTCTCGCTGTCGTCTATAATGTGATGATGCGGAGACGAATCGAAATCGACGGTTCGGTACTTGCGCTGCAGCGCGCCGTGCGACGCGTCGAGATCGACACCAAGGACGTCCGGGGTGTGCGGCTGCAACAGGAACGCACGAACGGGATCATATCGAGAGCGGGGCTGATTACGATCTTCACAGCATCGAGGCGGCGCCCGATCCGCGTCGTCCCCTACAACTTCGAACGCAGCGAAGAACTGACCGCCGCGATCAAGGCCTGGGCAGCCGACAAAGCACATATTCGCGCACGTCGCGGCCGCCCCCGCACTCCGCGACACCGACCCTGATGCAGCATATCCACTTCATCGGGATCGGCGGCGCCGGCATGAGCGGATTAGCCGAGATCGCACTCGCCCGTGGCATCGCCGTCTCGGGCAGTGATCTGAGTGATTCGGCAAAGCTGAAAGAGCTCAGAAAACTCGGAGCGAAGATCCATATCGGGCATAGAGCGTCGAATGTCCCCGCCGATACTGACGTCGTCGTCTATACTTCTGCTGTCCGGAAATCTGACAATCCCGAATACGCGGTGGCCGCTCTACGACAGATCCGATGTGTTCGACGTGCAGAGTTTTTGGCAGAACTGATACACAGTCTGCAGACTGTAGCGGTCGCCGGTACCCACGGAAAAACGACGACGACTTCGATGATCGCCCATATTCTTCTGCATGCGGGCCTTGATCCGGTCGTGTCGGTCGGTGCAAGCGTCTTTGAGCTCGGCGGCAAGAATGCGCATGCGGGCAAAGGAAATCTTGCCATTGTCGAGGCCGATGAATATGACAGGAGTTTCTTGGCATTGCATCCCTTCATTGCGGTCATGACGACCCTCGAGGCCGAACACCTCGACATCTATCGAGATCTGGCCGATCTGCAGGATACGTTCGTCCAGTTCGCGAATGCCGGTTCGCAGCTTGGAATGGTTGTCGTGAATATTGACGAACCTGCATTGCGATCGATCCTGCCCCGGCTTACAAAGAAGATCGTCACGTTCGGTATTGGCTCTGAAGAGGCAAAGTACCGGGCGAAGAACGTTTCGCTCGATGCACTTCATAGTACGTCCACGATCTTCCGTGGCGGATCGCCGGCCGGAACGCTTACACTTTCCGTCCCTGGTGAGCACAATATCAAGAATGCACTTGCGGCGATCGCCGTCGCGGAAAGCCTGGCGATCCCGTTCGAGATGATCGCCGAAGCACTATCACAGTTTCGCGGCGCCGAGCGCCGTGCGCAGGTGATCGGTGATGCGAACGGTATCCTCGTCATCGACGATTATGCGCATCACCCGACCGAGATCGAAGCAACGCTCAAAGCGCTTCGTACCGGGTACCCCGGTCGTCGGATTCTTGCCGCATTTCAACCGCACACATTCACGCGCACCAGAGATTTTGCCGCCGAGTTCGGCCAAGTGTTTGCAGCATACGCCGATGCGCTCTATTTACTGGATGTCTATCCGGCCAGGGAGAAGCCGATCGAGGGCATTACGAGCGAGTTGATTCTACAGTCCGCTCGAGCAGCAGGCCTCGAACGTTCACAAATCGTGCATTCGCTTAACGAGCTTCCCGCTGCGATCGGCGGTGACGCAACTGCCTCCGACATTGTTATTACACTCGGTGCAGGTACGATTACCGAAGCTGCGCCGGCAATCAAATCATATTTACGCTCACAATCATCAACACAAGGCCCCGAACGGTTACCCAGGCGAACTGCAGCGGTCGGTTAAGTACATGGTAAAGCCCAATAAGAAGTTTATTACGATCGGTTTCGATGCTTCGCGCGAACCGCTTGACGAAATGTTCTGGTGCGAGGCCGATGTAGACGGCGATTGGACCAATATCACCGTCTGCGACCGCATCCGGACCCGCCGAGAGGTCGTCGAGCGCATTGCGGCCCTCGATAAGGCAGTTATCGGCATCGATACCCCGCTCAGTTTTCCGAAGGGATTCTTGGAGCACCTGAAAGCAAGCGGCGTCGTAGCCGATCATGCTGCACTAACGAAGCGTATCCGCGAAGACCTCAAGAAGAACACCGACGACGGCATTCGCAAGTGGATCGACCTCATGGGTGTGTATCGTGAGACAAAGACCGAGACGCCGGACGAGGCATTTGCCCGCTTCACGCGAAATGCTCCGCCACGCAATGACGGCCGGCGCCGCCGTCAGCTCGAAGCACACGAGCTTCGTACGATGGTCGAGCGCTTCCGCCGACCTGATAGAATTTTACGCAGAGATTTTCCCGATGCCGTCGCTTCGACGCTCGGCATCCAGTATAACCGCCTGACACGCCGATACGAATTCACATCGGCGAATGCCCGTGGCCGCACGACGCTCGTTGCGATTTCGATGCTCGAGCAGGTGCGCGAGGCAAAGCCCGAAGTCGCGATCTGGCCGTTCCAAAAGCCCGCTGACGTAACGATCGTCGAGGTATTCCCGAAGCTCTTCGAAGACCGGTTCAAGATCAAACCGTCCGACCTGCGCGCCTACTTCGATGCGGCTGAGGATAACGCCCTCTACGTTTCGAAAGAAGTTCGTGATCAGGTGTACGCGCACGAGAAAGCTCGTGAAGCCTGCATCTCGCTCCTGGGTTTGCTATCATCCGAGCGCAGAGAGATCAAGACGCTCCGTCCGCTCCGTGATTATCGCGACACCTTCTACGCAAGCGACGAAGTGCAGCTCGAAGGTTGGATCTACGGCATCGGCTATAAGGAGCCGAACCAGAATGAGCCGAAAGGCCGCAAGCAACCGGCGCGTCAGCATACCATTCCAACTGAGGCACCTACTGCCGTTGCAGAGGTGCCTGCTGAGGTCGCACCAGAACCGACTGCTGTAACAGAGTGAGCATCGCAGACGAACTAGCTGCTCAGATCTCTGGCTCGGTCCGCGAGAACGTCCCGCTCGCACCATTCACGACATTTCGCATCGGCGGTAACGCCCAACTCTTTGTAGAGCCGGCAACGCCGGAGGATGTTGTCCACACCCGTGCGTTTGCGGCCACACATTCGCTACCGTTCTTCATTCTCGGCAACGGCTCGAACGTCCTGATCAGCGACGAGGGTATCGCCGGCGTCGTGATGAATCTGGAAACAGGATTTTCTAAACTGAGCATCGAAGGCAACATCATCACGGCGGGCGCAGGTGTTCGAATGGCGACATTCGTCGACTTCGCGATCCGCAACAACCTTGCTGGTGTCGAGATGCTCGCAGGCATCCCGGCGACGATCGGCGGAGCGGTCTGGATGAACGCCGGATGCTACGGCGGCGAGACGAGCGATCATTTGCTCGATGTGACCATCGTCCGAGCAGACCAGACGCTTACGCTCACCAAAGAAGAGTGTCACTTCCGATATCGCCACAGTGGCTTTGAACCAGGCGATATTGTAGTGCAAGCCCGCTTCGCACTTCAGGCCGGCAATGCGGCCGAGCTTCGAGAGATCAAGCTCAAACACCTGATGCACCGCAACGACGTGCAACCCGTGAACCTGCCGAACTGCGGTTCTGTGTTCAAGAACCCGAAGCCGCACTTCAGTGCACAACTGATCGAAGAAGCCGGACTCAAGGGGACGCAGATCGGCGGAGCGCAGATCTCGCCCAAGCATGCGAATTTCATTACGAACCTCGGTGGTGCAACGGCGCAAGACGTCATCGCCATCATGAACCTCGAACGCAAGACCGTCTTTGAGCGCACGGGTATTGTCCTCGAACCCGAAGTACAGCTCATAGGATTTTTGAGCAACCCGATCGAGCCGCTTTTATAGGTTTAGCGGCGCATCAACTCTGAATCTCATTTTTCAACGAACGCCGGGCGGCGAACGGCTGCGCGCACTTCACTCTTGGAAGAACGCGTGCAACTGCATATACGCAAATCTGGCGAAGAGCCCAAAGGCTACGCACCGCTGCATGAAGCGAAGCCGCTCGACGAACTCGAGCAGGCGGAGCTCGGCGCGGAGTTCGTAGCCGAAGAGGACGACGAGCCGAAGAGCTGGAAAAGCTCGCGCTATGTGCCGTATATCTTGCTCGCGGCGGTACTGCTGCTGGGCGGGATCGTGTTTTTCGCGCGCGAATTCCAATCCGCCGAGGGGCTGCAGGCAATCCGTGTCGAGGGTAATCGTCAGCTCATGACGAGTGAGGTGCTGTTACTGGCTTCGATCGATAAGTCGCAAAAGTTTTATGATATCGATCTACGCACGATCGAGCAGCGTATCGCAAAGCATGGATTTGTCCGCGATGTTTCGATTCGACGCGAGACACATCCGAACACGATCGTCATTCGCGTTAACGAACGCATGCCGCTTGCGATGATTCGTTCGTCGAGCGGCGAACCCGTACTCGTCGATAACGACTACCGCTTCTTTCTACCGAAGCGACTCTCGGGATTAATGGACCCGAACAAGCTGCTCGCCGTGCCTGTGCTCGGCGGTGTCAACGAAAAAGATACTGCTGCCATCATCGAGATGTCGCACATCGTCCGTCAGATTGTTACAATGGGCGACAGCTCGCTTCGCGAGGCGCTTGGCGAACTTCGGCGCACGCCAACCGGAGCATATGTGATGTACACCTCCGTCGCATCGACGCCGATCTTTATCGGCTCGCCATCGGACGTTCGCTTCACGACAACGCTCGAACGCGAGACCGATCCGTCCGCTCAGAAAGCCGAGAACGAACGTCTGTTCGATCATCAGTTACATTTACTCGCCACGCTCTGGAAGCAGAAGCTTCGCGCCGAGATCTGGTCGCGCAGCACGCTCTATGTCGATGCCCGCTTTAACGGACAGATCATCGTCCGCCATAAGGGCTACGGCGCATCGCTTGCCAAGAACGCGACGCCTGCGGCCGATTCGGCGCGCACAGTGCGTCCCGACTCGGCGATACAACGATCGTTATCCACCACGTCACCAACTACTGCAGTACGATAATGGAGTACAACGAACACTATCCGTCACAGAAGGCGTCGCCGCTCTCGTCCGCACCGATGATCGGCGTGCCCGCAGGACTCGAACCAAGCCGCATTATTGTCGGCCTCGATATCGGCACGACGAAAGTCTGCGCGATCGTCGCTGCGATCTCGCTGCACGAACCGCATTCCATGACGGTCCTCGGTGTGGGCTCGGTGCCTGCCGACGGCCTCTCGCGAGGCGTCGTAACGAACATCGAAAAGACCGTCAAGTCGATCGAGCGAGCCGTCGCCGAAGCCGAAGCGCAGTCCGGCGTGAAGATCCGCGAGGTGGTCGTGGGCATTGCAGGGGACCATATCCAGTCGTTCCAATCGCGCGGCGTGGTGACCATCTCGAATCAAGATCGTCAGATCCGCCCAGAGGACATTGCTCGGTTGCTCGAGGACGTTCGCCGCATTCATCTGCCGAGCGACCGCAAGATCTTGCATGTGATCCCGCAGGAGTTTATTGTGGATGGTCAAGACGGCTTTTACGAAGAGCCGGTCGGTGTCTCGGGCGTGCGGCTCGAGTCCACTGTACATGTGATCAACGGCCTGGTGACGGCCGTGCAGAATATCTATAACTGTGTCGAACGCGCCGGGCTGCGTGTCAACGACATTGTTCTCGAACCGCTCGCATCGAGCTATGCAGTGCTCGACGAGAAGGAAAAGGAAGCCGGCGTTGCGCTCGTCGATATCGGCGGTGGCACGACCGACATCGCTGTCTTCGAAGAGAAAACGATCCGTCACAGCGCTGTCGTCGGTATTGCGGGCCAGAAAGTCACCGATGACATTCGCAAGGGCCTAAACATTCTCGGCGATCAGGCAGAACGCCTCAAGCGCGAATACGGCTGCGCCGTCGTCTCGCACATCGTACGCGACGAGATCATCCAGCTTCCGGGTATTGCCGGCCGCAAGCCGCGTCAGATCCAGCGCTCGCTGCTCGCACGTATCATCCAGCCGCGCATGGAAGAGATCCTCGAGTTCTCGTACAATGAGATCAAGCGCTCGGGCTTTGCGCGCAACCTCGGCGCCGGTGTCGTGCTCACGGGCGGTGGCTCGATGATCAACTCAACACGCGAACTTGCCGAGGCCATCTTCGATATGGATGTCAAGATCGGTATGCCGATGAGCTTTGGCGCCGGACTCGTCAAAGAGATCGAATCGCCGGTTTATGCGACAGCCGTCGGCCTCGTGCTCTACGCGTTCCATGCAGGTGTCGCCACATCGAACATGACCTTCATCGAAGAAGAACAAACGCCCGTCGTCGAGCACAGTGAAGAATATTTCGACGATGAACCTAAACAGAAAACCTCGGTGCTCAACCGCATGAAAGGCTGGTTCGAACACCTGTGATCGCGGCAATCCGAAGAGGCATCTTCGCTTTGCGGAATGACACTATCCATTTTGTGACAGAATAGCAACACAGATTATTTGATTCGGAGGATACAACAATGATCGAACTCGATACCAGAGAAGAGTACGGTGCCAGGATTAAGGTCGTCGGCATCGGTGGTGGCGGCTCGAACGCCGTCAATGCCATGATCGACCGCGGACTCGTCGGCGTGGAATTCTGCGTGTTCAACACGGACATGCAGGCATTGCAGGCATCGGCTGCCGCATTAAAATTACAAATCGGCCGCAACCTCACACGCGGCCTCGGTGCAGGTGCGAACCCTGACATCGGGCGTCGTGCCGTTGACGAAGACCGCGAAGAAATCGCCGAGATGCTGCGCGGAAGCGACATGGTGTTCGTCACCGCGGGTATGGGTGGCGGCACCGGCACCGGAGGCGCAGCTCGAGTTGCACAGATCGCCAAAGAGAACGGCGCCTTGGTCGTCGGTATCGTGACGCGTCCGTTCTTCTTCGAAGGTAAGCGCCGCCTCAATCAAGCCGAGGACGGCATTCAGGAACTTCGAAAAAATGTCGATACGCTCATCGTCATCCCGAATCAAAAGCTATTGGCACTCGTGACCGAAGGCACGTCTTTGCTCGACGGATTCGAGATTGCAAATCAAGTGCTCTATAACGCAACTCGCGGTATTAGCGAACTCATCACGCGTCACGGTCATATCAACGTCGACTTTGCCGACGTTCGCACTGTCATGACCGACATGGGCGATGCGATCATGGGTGCGGGTGTCGCCAGCGGCGCACACCGCGCAGCCGTCGCAGCCGAAAGCGCAATCAGTTCGCCGCTGCTCGAAGGTGTGTCGATCCAGGGTGCACAAGGCGTACTTGTGAATATCACCGGCGGTCGTTCGATGACACTCCTTGAGGTCAGCGAAGCGACACAGATCATCCACGATTCCGCCGGCGACGACGCGAACATCATCTTCGGCGCTGTGCTCGACGAGACCATGGACGACGAGATCATGGTCACCGTCATCGCAACTGGTTTCAACAACAAGCCGACGTTCACCGGTCTGTCGGTAGATGAGAAGCCTGCGGTGCCGTATGCTCCCGCCGAAGAGGTCTTCGCGCAGAAGTCGAAGCCGTCGGTCGTTCGCATGACACCGCCGATGTCGATGGACGAGTACGAAGTCCGCAAGAAAATCATCGCACAACAACCACCGCAACGCGAGCGCTCAGAACCTTCGACGCACTATGAAGAGGACGTTCAGCTCCCGAAAGTGGAACGCATGAGTCGCGGGACGCTCACCGAGCGTCAGGAGGATGCAAGTGCATTCGATCGTCTCTCTGCCGGTGCGTTTCGTGCATCGAGCATTCGACTTTCGCCGATGAACGAGACATCGCATGTCCCCAGCGGACCACGCGATCTCAAGGAATACGATACGCCGGCTTATTTGCGCCGCGGCATCAATATTCCGTCGGTAGACGAGCAGGAAGAGATCGAAGCACTCGAACGCGAACATGCACCCGAGACCGTCATGGCCGGTAGTGGTGGTGGCGGGGTCAATCACACCCGCGAACGTGACGATCGTCCGACGTTCCTTCGCAAGATCATGGACTAACGTTTCTATTTTCACGAATCGAACTGAGAATGATCGCTCATTCAATGACCTCAACCACCTTCGACCTACCGGGATATACGGTAACGAAGAATCTCGGTATCGTACGCGGCATTGTCGTGCGCTCGCGCTCGGTATTCGGGAACATGGCCGCCGGTATCCAGACACTGTTCGGCGGTAACATCACGATCTACACGAATCTTTGCGAACAAGCACGCGAGGAGTCGTATGCACTGTTGCTCGAACATGCCGAGCGACTCGGTGCGAATGCGATCGTCGGATTGCGATATGACGCAACCGAAATCGCAGCCGGTATTGCAGAAGTGCTCTGCTACGGAACAGCCGTAGTGGTCGCACCGAAGTAACCCGGGACCCAGAGTCTATCCTGCGGCGATGACGCTCCTGTCAGCGCCGCAGGCATAGAAGCAGAGGCTGCTCTGCCTACCGATAGTGTGCCTAACAGCCATCAACATCCATTATCGTCACAAGCCCCGCACTGTATCCTGCGGGGCTCTTTATTTTAAAAAGAACAGACGCGCAATATAGCGCGTCTGTTTATATCCTCTCGTCTATGGTATAGACTACTTAATCACAAGCACATTGAATCGTTCGCCGACGGGCATGTTTGTTTGCTGATCCTCGAGGAAGATCTCCCATCGATTATTAGTACCGTTCCAGGTCACACCGTATGCAATCCCGTCAAATGCGCCGCCGCCAAGATTCTTTTTGAGAGCGTTACCCGATAATACATGAGTAACGATCACAATATCGGTCAGCGCCATACCGGGGTAATTCAGGAACGTGCTCCACGGTGTGTTTCCGTTGATGTTTGCTTGTGTGACCGCATGCACATACGCGGTGCGCGTCGTCCCGGTCGCTTTGATGTATCCATTATCCACTGTAAGTGCGACGGAGCCGTTTGTATTACCGGTATACGATGCCTTGACCCCTGCACCACTCGAACTTTCACCCACCACGCCAAATGCACCCGCACCGTTATTAGCGATACCGTGTACGCCTGTTCCACCTGAAAGAGACGATATACCTTGCACACCATCACCTGCGCTCGATGTGCCGGCAACACCGGTAGAAGCGTCAGTCGTCCCGAACACACCGATACCTGCATTCGGACTCGGGCTCGGGCCTGCGTTGCCCGAAATCCCATATACTCCATACCCAGAGCTATTACCCGCTCCCGATACGCCGGTCCCTCCGGTCCCTTTCAATGCGATTGCACCGGAAGAGTTCGTGATATCGACCGATGCCGAGTTCGAGTTATCGGTAGCCACGAGTGGCAGTGTGATCTGGAAGGTCGCCGGTTTCCACGTGCTATTTGCCGCATCCCAGGCAAGCACCTGATTATTTTGCGGTACGTTCGCACTCACGTTATAATTCTGAATTTTTACGACATTCGGATTCGGGTAGAACCCATTGAGATCGCCGCCTGCCGGTCCGGTCGGAGGCAATTCTGTCGGGATGACCCCTTGTGCGAGCTTATTTGCAGTCACCGCGCCGTTCTGAATCCGGGTATTCGATACCGCACCCGGTGCGAGTTTGCCGGAGTCGATGCTGCCGGAGGTCATATTGATCGTAGCAACCGGCCCGGTTGCGTTCGTGATCGTCAATGTGCCATCTCCGTTTTGAACTCCACCGATACCCGTACCGCCCGATCCGCCAATAGAGCTGATCGTGATCTTCTTGGTGGCTGGATCTTTGTTAATTGTCGTCGAACCACCGCTAACGAGTGTGATATCGCCGCTCATTCCGTTAATGCTCGAAACACCTGCGCTGCCGCTTCCTCCGCCACTTCCTTTTGCTGCAGAATCGGCATAGACGGCATGGAGTGCGTACGGAACGGTCACAAGTGCCGTCCGAGGAGTGAGCTCGGGTGTGCCATCGACCGACACCCCCAGCCAATACTGCGTGCTAAACGTAACCGATGCTGGGATCGGTGTTGTCGCGCCGATGATAATACTATATACACCGTTCTTCGTCGATGCAGACGTTGTTTCGGAGTAGAGCGCCGTTCCACCGGTCGGAGCGTTGTACATTGATACCGTGATGGTATGTTGTCCGTCAGCAACCGGCTTCCCTGTGTTATCCGCGAGAAATCCCTGATAGCTGATTTGACGCGGTACTTGCGCATTCGCGCCGAGCGCTGCGAACAGGAATGAAAGAATGATATAATATGAGGAAATACGTCGCATGGTCGTCTTTATATGTTCTGTATGATCAATGACTGAACGAGAATATGAACTCGCATTTGCGCGAGTTTATTCCTGCACCGCGTGGCAAACTCACGAGGGGGTGGATCGGTGCATGTACCTGACTAACGTCTCGGAGCATACCGATGTGACACCTCAAAAACAAACGAGGCGGTGTGAACCGCCTCGTTTGACTTACTATCTATTTGAAGTTAGGGTCATCTGGATTCATACTGACAGAGTATTTCCCCCGGAAGTCGTACCAATGGCCTTGATCGACCGGCGCACCGGGCGATTTGGCAGTTTCGTACCGATCGATCAGTTGGAGGTTCGAGAGTTCGGTTAACTGGTTGGTGATCGTCTGTTCCAAGATGAGCCCGAACTCGCGAGCAAAGATACGAAGGATGTAGGTACTGTCACCGACGGTTGCATCGACATACTTGACTGCTACAGCATCATGATACACTTGTCTGCGACCCGGGAGATAATAATCTGCGTACCGTCCGACTACAGTTGCAGTAAGCGTCCCGGCATCGTCGGCTTTCCACGAAGAACCGACCTGAAGATTTCCTTCCAAAGCGACGATCCCCTTATCCGACCCATTCGTCGAGAGGATACACTTCACGCCTGCTTGCGATTCGTCCACTTTATAATAGTACAGCACGGCACCGGTCGCGGAAGAATCGGGGTTAACGACGAGCTTCGCATAACCATTGTATGTCGTTCCAACAACGACCTGATACATCGATGTGTCGGACACCGAAGGCGTCTGTGCATCGTCCTGGGTATAGACATAGCGCAGACCGTTCGTCGGAGGATAAAAGTATTGGTCAGCAGGAGCGGTCGTGCCGAGGCCTGGGCCGGAAGGTGCAGAGCAACTTGCAAGCACTGCTGCCAGAGCTGCAATGGCGATCAATTTCATATTCGTACCATTTCTCCTTTCTGCCTCAGTAGCCACATACCGAGCATCGTATGGGATGCTTACTATAGCACTAAAACCTTAGAATTGGAAATAGATTCCAGTCGAGAGTTCGAGGTTGATCATTGCCGGATCGTCGGTCGAACCAGGTGTGTCGCTGAGTCCGGGGGTGCCGCCGCCCGGGCTGGTGAGTCGGTCGTGCTGTGCCTGTACATTACTCGTGGCACGAGTGAGTCTCAGGCCTGCAAGCGCACCGACACTTTCGGTAGCCGCATACCGGATGCCTGCTTCTGCGCTGAAGATCGGACCGAGGCTCGAGGCCGCAACCCCGCCGTTAGCAGCAATAGTGAAGTGTTCGGAGATCGGCTCACGGAACTCTGCCAACAATCCGAACCATGCAGTATTACGATGTTCGTAATTCCAATAGATCTGATGGGTCGTCGAATTCGGTGCAATCGGTGCTTCGTACAGATTCTTCTGTGTAATATTCGCAAGCCCGATACCTGCACCTACCCAGAACGAATGCGCGATCATGAATTTCATGGTCACATCCGTATTCGTGACGATCGGGATCGAAACATTCGTTGCCCCGGAGTTCGGGAATTGCTTTCCAATCCCTTCATGGACCGAGAGTTCGAGAAAGTCAGTGAAGCGCGGCCCGCGTTTATGCGTATCGCCGTTGAGGTCGCCGATGCTCGGACGGTTTGCGGATGACGAATTCGGATCGCGGACGAACGATGCGCCCGGCACGAACGCCATTGCCGATGGGATCGAAGCGATACCCGATGCATCGGCAGCAACATCATGATCGGCAATATCGACAAATGACGCAGCGGGCATGTCGATACGGTCG is part of the Bacteroidota bacterium genome and encodes:
- the ftsZ gene encoding cell division protein FtsZ, yielding MIELDTREEYGARIKVVGIGGGGSNAVNAMIDRGLVGVEFCVFNTDMQALQASAAALKLQIGRNLTRGLGAGANPDIGRRAVDEDREEIAEMLRGSDMVFVTAGMGGGTGTGGAARVAQIAKENGALVVGIVTRPFFFEGKRRLNQAEDGIQELRKNVDTLIVIPNQKLLALVTEGTSLLDGFEIANQVLYNATRGISELITRHGHINVDFADVRTVMTDMGDAIMGAGVASGAHRAAVAAESAISSPLLEGVSIQGAQGVLVNITGGRSMTLLEVSEATQIIHDSAGDDANIIFGAVLDETMDDEIMVTVIATGFNNKPTFTGLSVDEKPAVPYAPAEEVFAQKSKPSVVRMTPPMSMDEYEVRKKIIAQQPPQRERSEPSTHYEEDVQLPKVERMSRGTLTERQEDASAFDRLSAGAFRASSIRLSPMNETSHVPSGPRDLKEYDTPAYLRRGINIPSVDEQEEIEALEREHAPETVMAGSGGGGVNHTRERDDRPTFLRKIMD
- the ftsA gene encoding cell division protein FtsA; this encodes MIGVPAGLEPSRIIVGLDIGTTKVCAIVAAISLHEPHSMTVLGVGSVPADGLSRGVVTNIEKTVKSIERAVAEAEAQSGVKIREVVVGIAGDHIQSFQSRGVVTISNQDRQIRPEDIARLLEDVRRIHLPSDRKILHVIPQEFIVDGQDGFYEEPVGVSGVRLESTVHVINGLVTAVQNIYNCVERAGLRVNDIVLEPLASSYAVLDEKEKEAGVALVDIGGGTTDIAVFEEKTIRHSAVVGIAGQKVTDDIRKGLNILGDQAERLKREYGCAVVSHIVRDEIIQLPGIAGRKPRQIQRSLLARIIQPRMEEILEFSYNEIKRSGFARNLGAGVVLTGGGSMINSTRELAEAIFDMDVKIGMPMSFGAGLVKEIESPVYATAVGLVLYAFHAGVATSNMTFIEEEQTPVVEHSEEYFDDEPKQKTSVLNRMKGWFEHL
- a CDS encoding FtsQ-type POTRA domain-containing protein, whose translation is MQLHIRKSGEEPKGYAPLHEAKPLDELEQAELGAEFVAEEDDEPKSWKSSRYVPYILLAAVLLLGGIVFFAREFQSAEGLQAIRVEGNRQLMTSEVLLLASIDKSQKFYDIDLRTIEQRIAKHGFVRDVSIRRETHPNTIVIRVNERMPLAMIRSSSGEPVLVDNDYRFFLPKRLSGLMDPNKLLAVPVLGGVNEKDTAAIIEMSHIVRQIVTMGDSSLREALGELRRTPTGAYVMYTSVASTPIFIGSPSDVRFTTTLERETDPSAQKAENERLFDHQLHLLATLWKQKLRAEIWSRSTLYVDARFNGQIIVRHKGYGASLAKNATPAADSARTVRPDSAIQRSLSTTSPTTAVR
- the murG gene encoding undecaprenyldiphospho-muramoylpentapeptide beta-N-acetylglucosaminyltransferase, giving the protein MSTIVIASGGTGGHLYPTIAVAEAIRDSHPEIRIVFVGTKNRIESREVPRLGFEFFPIEIAAPGRSLGSLAKFPLQYYKAFRRSKQILEEVNAEVFLGGGAYLSVPVAFAAKRRGIPIALLEINAVAGRANRVIAKDATKIFVSYKESITQFPSGVEALTQVIGTPVRDGILKPIDVATARSHFGLDPNRKTLLVFGGSLGARSLNAAMKACAQSFLDAGMNVIWQTGSSENADALRSQYADPSRICIREFISEMPEAYAASDLVVCRAGASTLAEISTLGKPAILIPYPLAAMNHQEKNAIAYRERGAALVITDSAIAAELSGAVRSLMGDDATRATMAKKMLASENITARNVVADYLIAQLRI
- the murB gene encoding UDP-N-acetylmuramate dehydrogenase; amino-acid sequence: MSIADELAAQISGSVRENVPLAPFTTFRIGGNAQLFVEPATPEDVVHTRAFAATHSLPFFILGNGSNVLISDEGIAGVVMNLETGFSKLSIEGNIITAGAGVRMATFVDFAIRNNLAGVEMLAGIPATIGGAVWMNAGCYGGETSDHLLDVTIVRADQTLTLTKEECHFRYRHSGFEPGDIVVQARFALQAGNAAELREIKLKHLMHRNDVQPVNLPNCGSVFKNPKPHFSAQLIEEAGLKGTQIGGAQISPKHANFITNLGGATAQDVIAIMNLERKTVFERTGIVLEPEVQLIGFLSNPIEPLL
- a CDS encoding UDP-N-acetylmuramate--L-alanine ligase gives rise to the protein MQHIHFIGIGGAGMSGLAEIALARGIAVSGSDLSDSAKLKELRKLGAKIHIGHRASNVPADTDVVVYTSAVRKSDNPEYAVAALRQIRCVRRAEFLAELIHSLQTVAVAGTHGKTTTTSMIAHILLHAGLDPVVSVGASVFELGGKNAHAGKGNLAIVEADEYDRSFLALHPFIAVMTTLEAEHLDIYRDLADLQDTFVQFANAGSQLGMVVVNIDEPALRSILPRLTKKIVTFGIGSEEAKYRAKNVSLDALHSTSTIFRGGSPAGTLTLSVPGEHNIKNALAAIAVAESLAIPFEMIAEALSQFRGAERRAQVIGDANGILVIDDYAHHPTEIEATLKALRTGYPGRRILAAFQPHTFTRTRDFAAEFGQVFAAYADALYLLDVYPAREKPIEGITSELILQSARAAGLERSQIVHSLNELPAAIGGDATASDIVITLGAGTITEAAPAIKSYLRSQSSTQGPERLPRRTAAVG